Proteins co-encoded in one Carassius carassius chromosome 35, fCarCar2.1, whole genome shotgun sequence genomic window:
- the LOC132115999 gene encoding eyes absent homolog 1-like isoform X4 — protein MEMQDLASPHSRVSGSSESPNGPNIDNSHINNNSMTPNGTEGDNITMLTTADWLLSSSSQSAAVKTEPMSSSEINTSVADGSLDSFSGSAIGTSGFSPRQTHQFSPQIYPSNRPYPHILPTPSAQNMAAYGQTQYTTGMQQAAAYGTYPQPGQPYAIPAYGPLWAGIKTEGGLTQAQSPGQSGFLSYSSSFSTPQTGQAPYSYQMQGGSFTTTSGLYAGSNSLTNSTGFNSTQQDYPSYPAFGQSQYAQYYNSSPYTSPYMTSNNTSPTTPSTTATYTLQEPPSGITNQALSEQPAGEYSTIHSPSTPIKDSDSDRLRRASDGKSRGRGRRNNNPSPPPDSDLERVFIWDLDETIIVFHSLLTGSYANRFGRDPPTSVSLGLRMEEMIFNLADTHFFFNDLEECDQVHIDDVSSDDNGQDLSTYNFSTDGFHAAATSANLCLATGVRGGVDWMRKLAFRYRRVKEIYTTYKNNVGGLLGPAKREAWLQLRAEIEALTDSWLTLALKALTLIHSRSNCVNILVTTTQLIPALAKVLLYGLGVVFPIENIYSATKIGKESCFERVIQRFGRKVVYVVVGDGVEEEQGSKKHNMPFWRISSHSDLMALHHALDLEYL, from the exons ATGGAAATGCAGGATCTGGCTAGTCCACACAGTCGAGTAAGTGGAAGCAGTGAGTCCCCAAACGGTCCCAACATCGACAACTCACATATAAATAACAATTCCATGACACCAAATGGCACTGAAG GTGATAACATCACTATGCTTACCACAGCTGACTGGTTGTTAAGTTCTAGTTCACAGTCTGCTGCAG TTAAAACAGAGCCAATGAGCAGCAGTGAAATCAACACCTCTGTAGCAGACGGCTCTCTAGACAGCTTCTCAGGATCAG CCATTGGAACCAGTGGCTTCAGCCCAAGACAAACTCACCAGTTCTCTCCCCAGATTTACCCTTCCAA CAGACCCTATCCACACATTCTTCCGACTCCTTCCGCCCAAAATATGGCCGCGTACGGACAGACGCAATACACCACAGGAATGCAGCAGGCTGCTGCCTATGGCACGTACCCTCAGCCAGGACAGCCCTATGCGATTCCAGCCTATG GTCCATTGTGGGCAGGCATCAAGACAGAGGGCGGACTGACCCAGGCTCAGTCTCCAGGCCAGAGTGGCTTCCTCAGCTACAGTTCCAGCTTCTCCACGCCTCAGACGGGACAAGCACCCTACAGTTACCAGATGCAAG GAGGCAGTTTTACAACAACTTCAGGGCTGTACGCTGGAAGCAATTCCCTCACAAACTCGACTGGATTCAATAGTACACAACAG GACTACCCCTCCTACCCAGCTTTTGGCCAGAGTCAGTATGCGCAGTATTACAACAGTAGCCCTTACACTTCTCCATACATGACCAGTAACAACACCAGCCCCACCACACCCTCCACCACTGCCACCTACACCTTACAGGAACCTCCATCAGGGATCACCAACCAGGCCCTCTCAGAGCAACCGGCAG GAGAGTACAGTACAATCCACAGTCCATCAACCCCCATTAAAGATTCAGATTCAGATCGATTGCGTCGAGCTTCAGATGGAAAGTCACGTGGCCGGGGAAGGAGGAATAACAACCCCTCCCCACCTCCCGACTCTGACCTTGAG CGCGTGTTCATTTGGGACTTGGATGAAACAATCATCGTTTTCCATTCCTTGCTCACGGGATCTTACGCCAACAGATTCGGAAGG GATCCACCAACGTCAGTGTCATTGGGACTAAGAATGGAAGAGATGATCTTCAACTTGGCCGACACACATTTCTTCTTCAACGACTTGGAG GAGTGCGATCAGGTCCATATCGACGACGTGTCATCAGACGACAATGGGCAGGATCTAAG TACATATAATTTTAGCACAGACGGATTCCATGCTGCTGCCACTAGTGCCAACCTGTGTCTGGCCACCGGCGTACGAGGAGGTGTGGACTGGATGAGAAAGCTGGCCTTCCGCTACAGACGAGTAAAAGAAATTTACACCACCTATAAAAATAACGTCGGAG GTCTGCTTGGCCCGGCCAAAAGGGAAGCCTGGTTGCAATTGCGAGCAGAAATTGAAGCCCTGACTGACTCCTGGTTAACACTGGCTCTGAAAGCACTAACATTAATCCACTCAAG ATCAAACTGTGTGAACATCTTAGTCACCACAACACAGCTCATACCAGCCCTCGCCAAGGTCCTACTGTACGGACTGGGAGTAGTATTTccaattgaaaatatttatagcGCCACGAAAATAG